The following coding sequences lie in one Bradyrhizobium sp. G127 genomic window:
- a CDS encoding patatin-like phospholipase family protein, which yields MDQLSPGRHSASTPAQAQRVLVLQGGGALGSYQAGAYQALCHHDFEPKWVAGISIGAINAAIIAGNPREQRIAKLKEFWELVSSGSPMPWAPLVQNDHVRSAFNETSAALIATFGVPGFFKPRFPPAPVWPAGSPQSQSYYDTSPLRATLERLVDFHRINNDGIRLSIGAVNIRTGNFEYFDNTRQKIGPEHIMASGALPPGFPPVEIAGEFYWDGGIVSNTPLDYVLEQERDNDLLIFQVDLFSARGEVPLTVLEAAEREKDIRYSSRTRMNTDMNKKIHDAKKAVRELIAKLPPTFKDDPLVAQLNEASKENTVTVVHLIYRSKVHEASSKDYDFSRIGMVEHWAAGERDVYTSMSHPEWLNRPQSDETMVTYDLCENGLQYIKQ from the coding sequence ATGGATCAGCTTTCCCCCGGCAGACACTCCGCATCGACACCGGCACAGGCGCAGCGCGTGCTGGTGCTGCAAGGCGGCGGTGCGCTCGGTTCCTACCAGGCCGGGGCCTATCAGGCGCTCTGCCATCATGACTTCGAGCCGAAGTGGGTGGCGGGCATTTCGATCGGCGCGATCAATGCCGCGATCATCGCCGGCAATCCGCGCGAGCAGCGGATCGCCAAGCTCAAGGAATTCTGGGAGCTGGTGTCGTCGGGCTCGCCGATGCCATGGGCCCCGCTGGTGCAGAACGACCATGTGCGCTCGGCCTTCAACGAGACCAGCGCCGCATTGATCGCGACCTTCGGCGTGCCCGGTTTTTTCAAGCCGCGCTTTCCGCCGGCGCCGGTCTGGCCCGCGGGCAGCCCGCAATCGCAGAGCTATTACGACACTTCGCCGCTGCGCGCGACGCTGGAGCGGCTGGTGGACTTCCACCGCATCAACAACGACGGCATTCGCCTCAGCATCGGCGCGGTCAATATCAGGACCGGGAATTTCGAGTATTTCGACAACACCCGCCAGAAGATCGGACCTGAACATATCATGGCGTCAGGCGCGCTGCCGCCGGGCTTCCCGCCGGTCGAGATCGCCGGCGAATTCTACTGGGACGGCGGCATCGTTTCCAACACGCCGCTGGATTATGTGCTGGAGCAGGAGCGCGACAATGACCTGCTGATTTTCCAGGTCGATCTGTTCAGCGCGCGCGGCGAGGTGCCCTTGACTGTGCTGGAAGCGGCGGAGCGGGAAAAGGATATCCGCTATTCCAGCCGCACCCGCATGAACACCGACATGAACAAGAAGATCCACGACGCCAAGAAGGCGGTGCGCGAGCTGATTGCCAAGCTGCCGCCAACCTTCAAAGACGATCCGCTGGTGGCGCAGCTCAATGAAGCCTCGAAGGAGAACACCGTCACGGTGGTTCACCTGATCTATCGCAGCAAGGTCCACGAGGCCTCGTCGAAGGACTACGATTTCTCGCGGATCGGTATGGTCGAGCACTGGGCCGCGGGCGAGCGCGACGTCTATACCTCCATGAGTCATCCGGAGTGGCTGAACCGGCCGCAGTCCGACGAGACCATGGTGACCTACGATCTTTGCGAAAACGGGTTGCAATACATCAAGCAGTAA
- a CDS encoding 3-hydroxybutyrate dehydrogenase, with product MGTLSGKTAVVTGSTSGIGLAYARAFASAGANIVINGFGTPADIEKERSAIEKDFGVKAVHSPADMTKPAEIAEMVALGEKTFGSVDVLVNNAGIQFVSPIEEFPTEKWDMIIAINLSSAFHAMHAAIPGMKKRGWGRIINTASAHSLVASPFKSAYVAAKHGIAGLTKTAALELATHKITVNCISPGYVWTPLVEKQIPDTMKARGLTKEQVIKDVLLEAQPTKEFVTSEQVAALALFLCGDDAAQITGANLSIDGGWTAE from the coding sequence ATGGGTACTCTTTCCGGCAAGACGGCGGTGGTGACGGGTTCGACCAGCGGTATCGGCCTTGCTTATGCACGGGCCTTCGCCAGCGCGGGCGCGAACATTGTGATCAACGGCTTCGGCACGCCGGCCGACATCGAGAAAGAGCGCTCGGCCATCGAGAAGGATTTCGGCGTCAAGGCGGTGCATTCGCCCGCCGACATGACCAAGCCGGCGGAGATCGCCGAGATGGTCGCGCTCGGTGAAAAGACCTTCGGCTCGGTGGACGTGCTGGTCAACAATGCGGGCATTCAGTTCGTCTCGCCGATCGAGGAGTTCCCGACCGAGAAATGGGACATGATCATCGCGATCAACCTGTCATCGGCGTTTCACGCCATGCACGCTGCCATTCCCGGCATGAAGAAGCGCGGCTGGGGCCGCATCATCAACACCGCATCGGCGCACTCGCTGGTCGCCTCGCCGTTCAAGTCGGCTTACGTGGCAGCCAAGCACGGCATCGCCGGTCTCACCAAGACGGCGGCGCTGGAACTCGCCACCCACAAGATCACCGTGAACTGCATTTCGCCGGGTTATGTCTGGACGCCGCTGGTGGAGAAGCAGATTCCCGACACCATGAAGGCGCGCGGCCTGACCAAGGAACAGGTCATCAAGGACGTGCTGCTCGAAGCGCAGCCGACCAAGGAGTTCGTGACCTCGGAGCAGGTGGCTGCACTGGCGCTGTTCCTCTGTGGCGATGATGCAGCCCAAATCACCGGTGCGAACCTGTCCATCGACGGCGGCTGGACGGCGGAATAA
- a CDS encoding flippase yields the protein MQADSAPDAKPAGLVARLRGVLTGTSEASLTKRLAGTVFIIRLLSAGLAYFSQVLLARWMGGSDYGIYVYVWTWMLLIGSMLDFGIAVSAQKIIPEYRAGGEFAMLRGFLSGSRWATLAASTTVALLLAGLVKILSPWIDAPTIVPLYIACLTLPAFVVANTQDGLARAHDWMQLGLMPQFIVRQTLIIGFTAGAVVLGMNLGATAAMIASAAAVWIAMIGQMIVLNRRLRAHVEPGPKTYDFRAWLKVSLPIMMVEGFYLLLSYTDVLVLQQYRSSEEVGVYFAVVKTLALVSFIHYAMSATTAHRFSEYHASGDKERLSAYIAHAIKWTFWPSVAATAVLLALGEPLLWLFGPQFTSGYGIMFVAAIGLIVRSAIGPVERLLNMLGHQNMCALAYALAFVLNLVLCIILVPRFGGYGAAAATSVALTFETVLLFWITRTRLGFHVLVFGKKTSST from the coding sequence ATGCAAGCTGACAGCGCGCCTGACGCGAAACCCGCAGGGTTGGTGGCGCGGCTGCGCGGCGTCCTCACCGGCACCTCCGAAGCCTCGCTGACCAAGCGGCTCGCCGGCACCGTGTTCATCATCCGCTTGCTGAGCGCCGGCCTCGCCTATTTTTCTCAGGTGCTGCTGGCGCGCTGGATGGGCGGATCGGACTACGGCATCTACGTCTATGTCTGGACCTGGATGCTGCTGATCGGCAGCATGCTGGATTTCGGCATTGCCGTATCCGCGCAAAAGATCATTCCCGAATATCGCGCCGGCGGCGAATTCGCCATGCTGCGCGGCTTCCTGTCCGGCAGCCGATGGGCCACGCTGGCCGCCTCGACCACCGTCGCGCTGCTGCTCGCGGGCCTCGTCAAAATCCTGTCGCCGTGGATCGATGCACCTACCATCGTGCCGCTCTATATCGCCTGCCTCACCCTGCCCGCCTTCGTGGTCGCCAACACCCAGGACGGCCTCGCCCGCGCCCACGACTGGATGCAGCTCGGCCTGATGCCGCAATTCATCGTGCGGCAGACGCTCATCATCGGCTTCACCGCCGGCGCTGTGGTGCTCGGCATGAATCTCGGCGCGACGGCGGCGATGATCGCCAGCGCCGCCGCGGTATGGATCGCGATGATCGGCCAGATGATCGTGCTCAACCGCCGCCTGCGCGCCCATGTCGAACCCGGTCCGAAGACTTACGATTTCCGTGCCTGGCTGAAGGTGTCGCTGCCGATCATGATGGTCGAAGGCTTCTACCTGCTGCTGTCCTACACCGACGTGCTGGTGCTGCAGCAGTACCGTTCCTCCGAGGAGGTCGGCGTCTACTTCGCCGTGGTGAAGACGCTGGCGCTGGTGTCGTTCATCCACTACGCGATGTCGGCGACCACCGCGCACCGTTTCAGCGAGTATCACGCCTCCGGTGACAAGGAGCGCCTCTCGGCCTATATCGCCCACGCCATCAAGTGGACGTTCTGGCCCTCGGTGGCGGCGACCGCCGTGCTGCTGGCGCTGGGCGAGCCGCTGCTGTGGCTGTTCGGCCCGCAGTTCACCTCCGGCTACGGCATCATGTTCGTGGCCGCGATCGGCCTGATCGTGCGCTCGGCGATCGGCCCGGTGGAACGGCTGCTCAACATGCTGGGCCACCAGAACATGTGCGCGCTGGCCTATGCGCTGGCCTTCGTGCTCAATCTCGTGCTGTGCATCATTCTGGTACCGCGCTTCGGCGGCTACGGTGCCGCGGCGGCAACGTCCGTCGCGCTGACCTTCGAGACGGTGCTGCTGTTCTGGATCACCCGCACGCGCCTCGGCTTCCACGTGCTGGTGTTCGGGAAGAAGACATCCTCAACATAA
- a CDS encoding DUF924 family protein yields the protein MTSSPLVSPSDILAFWREAGYERWYGKDDGFDDLCRRFMPVWETARDGRLTAWQDSDDGALALVIVLDQFPRNMFRNDPRAFATDALARAVATRAIDEGRDALLDPVLRAFLYLPFEHSEAMADQERSLALFKQLGDDNNMKYAVLHADIIRKFGRFPHRNAVLGRATTPEEAAFLESGGFKG from the coding sequence ATGACCAGTTCCCCTCTTGTCTCCCCCTCCGACATTCTCGCCTTCTGGCGCGAGGCCGGATATGAGCGCTGGTACGGCAAGGACGACGGCTTCGATGATCTCTGCCGGCGTTTCATGCCGGTGTGGGAAACAGCACGCGACGGCAGGCTGACGGCGTGGCAGGACAGCGACGACGGCGCGCTGGCGCTTGTCATCGTGCTCGACCAGTTTCCCCGCAACATGTTCCGCAATGACCCGCGCGCATTCGCGACCGATGCTCTGGCGCGCGCCGTGGCCACACGCGCCATCGACGAGGGACGCGATGCACTCCTCGATCCGGTGCTGCGCGCATTTCTTTATCTGCCGTTCGAGCATTCCGAGGCCATGGCGGATCAGGAGCGGAGCCTCGCGCTGTTCAAGCAGCTTGGCGACGACAACAACATGAAATACGCCGTGCTGCATGCGGACATCATCCGCAAGTTCGGCCGCTTCCCGCACCGGAACGCCGTGCTCGGCCGCGCGACGACGCCGGAGGAAGCCGCGTTCCTGGAGAGTGGCGGGTTCAAGGGGTGA
- a CDS encoding long-chain fatty acid--CoA ligase yields MERIWLKQYPAGVPADIDVNQYPSLVELLEESFKKFADRKSFICMDKSITYSELDEMSAAIGAYLQSKGLPKGARVAIMMPNVLQNPVASAAILRAGYTVVNVNPLYTPRELEHQLNDSGAEAIIILENFASTLEKVIAKTRVKHVIIGTMGDLLGFKGVIVNFVVRKVKKMVPAFSIPNTVAFNDALAAGRKLKLNKPKLTGDDVAFLQYTGGTTGVSKGATLLHRNILANVLQNDAWLQPALNKPPHVDQLFIVCALPLYHIFALTACFLLAVRAGGVNLLIPNPRDMAGFVKELSKYQVNSFPAVNTLYNGLLNTPGFDKLDFSKLKSCFGGGMAVQKPVADRWTQVTGVALSEGYGLSETSPTLTCNPADTDKFSGSIGIPVPSTYISIRDDDGNEVPLGTPGEICAKGPQVMAGYWNRPDETAKVMTADGFFRTGDIGIMSPDGYTKIVDRKKDMILVSGFNVYPNEVEEVIASHPGVLECAVIGIPDTKSTEAVKAFVVKKDPSLTAQDIIKFAATELTGYKVPKHIEFRTELPKTNVGKILRRELRDEKPKAAAAAAS; encoded by the coding sequence ATGGAACGTATCTGGCTCAAGCAATATCCTGCCGGCGTGCCCGCCGACATCGACGTCAATCAGTATCCGTCGCTGGTCGAACTGCTCGAAGAGAGCTTCAAGAAATTCGCCGACCGCAAATCGTTCATCTGCATGGACAAGTCGATCACCTATAGCGAGCTCGACGAAATGTCGGCGGCGATCGGCGCTTACCTGCAGAGCAAGGGCCTGCCGAAGGGCGCACGCGTCGCCATCATGATGCCGAACGTGCTGCAGAACCCGGTCGCCTCCGCCGCCATCCTGCGCGCCGGCTACACCGTGGTGAACGTCAATCCGCTCTACACGCCGCGCGAGCTCGAGCATCAGCTCAACGATTCCGGCGCTGAGGCCATCATCATCCTGGAGAACTTCGCCAGCACGCTGGAGAAGGTGATCGCCAAGACCCGCGTCAAGCACGTGATCATCGGCACCATGGGCGACCTGCTCGGCTTCAAGGGCGTGATCGTCAATTTCGTCGTGCGCAAGGTCAAGAAGATGGTGCCGGCGTTCTCGATTCCGAACACGGTGGCCTTCAACGATGCGCTCGCGGCGGGTCGCAAGCTGAAACTGAACAAGCCGAAGCTGACCGGCGACGACGTCGCCTTCTTGCAATATACCGGCGGCACCACCGGCGTGTCGAAGGGCGCGACGCTGCTCCATCGCAACATCCTCGCCAACGTGCTGCAGAACGACGCCTGGCTGCAGCCCGCGCTGAACAAGCCGCCGCACGTCGACCAGCTCTTCATCGTCTGCGCGCTGCCGCTCTATCACATCTTCGCGCTGACCGCGTGCTTCCTGCTCGCGGTGCGCGCCGGCGGCGTCAATCTGCTGATCCCCAACCCGCGCGACATGGCGGGATTCGTCAAGGAGCTGTCGAAGTATCAGGTCAACTCGTTCCCGGCGGTCAACACGCTCTACAACGGCCTGCTCAACACGCCGGGCTTCGACAAGCTCGACTTCTCCAAGCTGAAGAGCTGCTTCGGCGGCGGCATGGCGGTGCAGAAGCCGGTGGCCGACCGATGGACGCAGGTGACCGGCGTGGCGCTGTCGGAAGGTTACGGCCTGTCCGAGACCTCGCCGACCCTGACCTGCAACCCGGCCGATACCGACAAGTTCTCCGGCTCGATCGGCATTCCGGTGCCATCGACCTACATCTCGATCCGCGACGACGACGGCAACGAAGTGCCGCTCGGCACGCCCGGCGAAATCTGCGCCAAGGGTCCGCAGGTGATGGCGGGCTACTGGAACCGGCCGGATGAAACCGCGAAGGTGATGACTGCCGACGGCTTCTTCCGCACCGGCGATATCGGCATCATGTCGCCCGACGGCTATACCAAGATCGTGGACCGCAAGAAGGACATGATCCTGGTTTCCGGCTTCAACGTCTATCCGAACGAAGTCGAGGAAGTGATCGCGAGCCATCCCGGCGTGTTGGAATGCGCCGTGATCGGCATTCCCGACACGAAGTCCACCGAAGCGGTGAAGGCCTTCGTGGTGAAGAAGGACCCCAGCCTCACCGCGCAGGACATCATCAAGTTCGCCGCAACAGAGCTCACCGGCTATAAGGTGCCGAAGCACATCGAGTTCAGGACCGAGCTGCCGAAAACCAATGTCGGCAAGATCCTGCGCCGCGAACTGCGCGACGAGAAGCCGAAGGCTGCGGCTGCGGCGGCAAGCTGA
- a CDS encoding D-alanyl-D-alanine carboxypeptidase family protein — MALATLAAPRVAQAEALLVIEADTGKVLQAENATYPWYPASVTKIMTAYVALKAVKDGRMTLDTLLTVSPTAAAQSPSKMGFRPGTQLTLDNALKMMMVKSANDMAVVIAEGVGGSIDGFSAEMNKTAQRLGMTQTSYVNPNGLPAEGQITSARDLGILARAVIRDLPEYEYFMHIPAIKFGRRVTANFNKLIGRYPGADGMKTGFICASGFNLVATATRNNKRLIAVVLGAQSSAQRAAKAAQLLERGFGGNKLSWLKPSLGSVDALAPIDASPPNLRDEMCGPKRKRPAAENEEDDPDIATDNNTDSGVSMFTAGLQTPTMKVSDLLAMPAAATTPVIVYTGPARTGAAVLEADAAESAAQAASVAKRKKGAKPKVAAAKPAADDAKSDKKPEAKSAAAKPDAKPAAAKPKTADQKPVVSAAKPAPKADKKQEAAAKPDAAKPAAAKPAAVTPAAAKPAAAKPATAPAKDAAKSGKPAAQQKPDAAPRG, encoded by the coding sequence ATGGCGCTTGCGACGCTCGCCGCGCCGCGCGTCGCGCAGGCCGAGGCGCTACTGGTGATCGAGGCCGACACCGGCAAGGTGCTGCAGGCGGAGAACGCGACCTATCCGTGGTATCCGGCGTCGGTCACCAAGATCATGACGGCCTATGTCGCGCTCAAGGCGGTGAAGGACGGCCGCATGACGCTCGACACGCTGCTCACGGTGTCGCCGACCGCCGCCGCGCAATCGCCGTCGAAGATGGGATTCCGGCCCGGCACCCAGCTCACCCTCGATAACGCGCTCAAGATGATGATGGTGAAGTCCGCCAACGACATGGCGGTGGTGATCGCCGAGGGCGTCGGCGGATCGATCGACGGCTTCTCCGCCGAAATGAACAAGACCGCGCAGCGGCTCGGCATGACGCAGACCAGCTACGTCAATCCGAACGGCCTGCCCGCCGAGGGCCAGATCACCTCGGCGCGCGACCTCGGCATCCTCGCCCGCGCCGTGATCCGCGATCTGCCCGAGTACGAATATTTCATGCACATCCCGGCCATCAAGTTCGGCCGCCGCGTCACCGCAAACTTCAACAAGCTGATCGGCCGCTATCCCGGCGCGGACGGCATGAAGACCGGCTTCATCTGCGCCTCGGGCTTCAACCTCGTCGCCACCGCGACGCGCAACAACAAGCGCCTGATCGCCGTCGTGCTCGGCGCGCAGTCCTCCGCGCAGCGCGCGGCCAAGGCGGCGCAACTGCTGGAACGCGGCTTCGGCGGCAACAAGCTGTCCTGGCTCAAGCCGTCGCTCGGCAGCGTCGACGCCCTGGCGCCGATCGACGCCTCGCCGCCGAATTTGCGCGACGAGATGTGCGGACCGAAGCGCAAGCGCCCCGCCGCCGAGAACGAGGAAGACGATCCGGATATCGCCACCGACAACAACACCGATTCCGGCGTCTCGATGTTCACCGCCGGTCTCCAGACCCCGACCATGAAGGTATCCGACCTGCTGGCGATGCCGGCCGCCGCCACGACGCCGGTGATCGTCTATACCGGCCCGGCCCGCACCGGCGCCGCCGTTCTCGAAGCCGATGCGGCGGAGTCCGCCGCGCAGGCCGCGTCCGTCGCCAAACGGAAGAAGGGCGCTAAGCCGAAGGTCGCCGCCGCCAAGCCGGCCGCGGACGACGCCAAATCGGACAAGAAGCCGGAGGCGAAATCCGCCGCGGCGAAGCCTGACGCCAAGCCGGCGGCGGCCAAGCCCAAAACGGCGGATCAAAAGCCCGTGGTGTCTGCGGCCAAACCCGCCCCGAAGGCCGACAAGAAGCAGGAAGCAGCGGCCAAACCCGATGCTGCAAAACCCGCCGCAGCCAAGCCTGCTGCTGTAACGCCTGCCGCTGCCAAGCCCGCTGCCGCCAAACCGGCCACCGCGCCCGCAAAAGATGCAGCCAAAAGCGGCAAACCTGCGGCCCAGCAAAAGCCCGACGCCGCGCCGCGCGGTTAA
- a CDS encoding glucan ABC transporter ATP-binding protein/ permease: MIRLYIRVLQLLGKEARLGWFLAGANLMLAVAQFAEPVLFGRIIDVLSGTTNPAAAAVATAIGAAPNSPWPLLGAWVAFGLFTIVFSAIVALHADRLAHRQRQAVLTDYFEHIMQLPLTFHTGTHSGRLMKVMLQGTDALWRLWLSFFREHFASIVSLIVLLPLSLYINWRLASLLFVLCVIFTVLTTLVVRKTYGLQEQVENFYGDLAARASDALGNVALVQSFVRVDAEVQGLRGVANQLLSAQLPVLSWWALVVVMTRASTTITILAIFVVGIILHGRGQATVGEIVMFVSFATMLIQKLEQVVSFINSVFMEAPRLREFFNVLDAVPAVRDMPNAIDPGRLQGLVEFQDVSFSYDGKRPAVEDVSFTALPGQTFALVGETGAGKSTAIALLHRAFDPQSGIIKIDGMDIRGMTLAALRRNIGVVFQEALLFNRSIAENLRVGKPDATDEELRAAAAGAQALDFIERSDLKFDTNAGERGRMLSGGERQRLSIARALLKNPPILILDEATSALDAVTEAKVNAALDTVMQGRTTFVIAHRLSTIRNATRILVFAQGKVIESGTFDELVARGGYFAGLARAQFMVQENARAQSAL; this comes from the coding sequence TTGATCCGTCTTTACATCCGCGTTCTCCAACTGCTCGGCAAGGAGGCACGGCTCGGCTGGTTTCTCGCCGGCGCCAATCTCATGCTGGCCGTCGCGCAGTTCGCCGAGCCGGTGCTTTTCGGCCGCATCATCGACGTGCTGTCGGGCACGACGAACCCGGCCGCGGCGGCGGTCGCAACCGCCATCGGCGCGGCGCCGAATTCGCCGTGGCCGCTGCTCGGCGCGTGGGTGGCGTTCGGCCTGTTCACGATCGTTTTCAGTGCCATCGTCGCGCTGCATGCGGACCGCCTCGCCCACCGCCAGCGTCAGGCCGTGCTCACCGATTACTTCGAACACATCATGCAGCTGCCGCTGACATTCCACACCGGCACGCATTCCGGGCGGCTGATGAAGGTGATGCTGCAAGGCACCGACGCGTTGTGGCGGCTGTGGCTGAGTTTCTTCCGCGAGCATTTTGCCTCGATCGTCTCGCTGATCGTGCTGCTGCCGCTGTCGCTCTACATCAACTGGCGGCTGGCGAGCCTGCTGTTCGTCCTGTGCGTGATCTTCACGGTGCTGACCACGCTGGTGGTGCGCAAGACCTACGGCCTTCAGGAACAGGTCGAGAATTTCTACGGCGATCTCGCCGCCCGCGCCTCCGACGCGCTCGGCAACGTGGCGCTGGTGCAGAGCTTCGTGCGCGTCGACGCCGAGGTGCAGGGCCTGCGCGGCGTCGCCAACCAGTTGCTGTCGGCGCAGCTCCCGGTGCTGTCATGGTGGGCGCTCGTGGTGGTGATGACCCGCGCCTCCACCACCATCACCATTCTGGCGATCTTCGTGGTCGGCATCATCCTGCATGGCCGGGGCCAGGCCACCGTCGGCGAGATCGTGATGTTCGTCTCCTTCGCCACCATGCTGATCCAGAAGCTCGAACAGGTCGTGAGCTTCATCAACAGCGTCTTCATGGAAGCGCCGCGGCTGCGTGAATTCTTCAACGTGCTCGACGCAGTGCCGGCGGTGCGCGACATGCCGAACGCGATCGATCCGGGCCGCCTGCAGGGCCTCGTGGAATTTCAGGACGTCTCGTTCTCCTATGACGGCAAGCGGCCCGCGGTAGAGGACGTCTCGTTCACGGCGCTGCCGGGACAGACCTTTGCGCTGGTCGGTGAGACCGGCGCGGGCAAGTCCACCGCCATCGCGCTCTTGCATCGCGCGTTCGATCCGCAATCCGGCATCATCAAGATCGACGGCATGGACATCCGCGGCATGACGCTGGCGGCGCTGCGCCGGAATATCGGCGTGGTGTTTCAGGAAGCGCTGCTGTTCAACCGCTCCATCGCCGAGAACCTGCGCGTCGGCAAGCCGGACGCCACCGACGAGGAGTTGCGCGCGGCGGCTGCGGGCGCGCAGGCGCTCGACTTCATCGAGCGCAGCGACCTGAAATTCGACACCAATGCCGGCGAGCGCGGCCGCATGCTGTCCGGCGGCGAGCGCCAGCGCCTCTCGATCGCGCGTGCACTTTTGAAAAATCCGCCGATCCTGATTCTGGACGAGGCGACCAGCGCGCTCGATGCAGTCACCGAGGCGAAGGTGAATGCCGCGCTCGATACCGTGATGCAGGGCCGCACCACCTTCGTGATCGCGCATCGCCTCTCCACCATCCGCAATGCGACAAGGATTCTGGTATTCGCCCAGGGCAAGGTGATCGAAAGCGGAACGTTCGACGAACTGGTGGCGCGCGGCGGCTATTTTGCCGGTCTGGCGCGGGCGCAGTTCATGGTGCAGGAAAATGCGCGGGCGCAATCGGCATTGTGA
- a CDS encoding helix-turn-helix domain-containing protein, which translates to MKGKRTDLDLKACAIARSLGAIGDWWSLLIIRDALAGKRRFGEFQKNLGMAKNILSARLQKLVERGILATAPASDGTAYKEYVLTPKGEKLYLVLVALWQWGEEFCFAPGELTYDMVDKDTHKPFQPLELKARNGRVLGPRDMRPWSRPASKVKRKAAASR; encoded by the coding sequence GTGAAAGGCAAGCGGACCGACCTTGACCTCAAGGCCTGCGCCATTGCGCGATCGCTCGGCGCGATCGGCGACTGGTGGTCGCTGCTGATCATCCGCGACGCGCTGGCGGGAAAGCGGCGTTTCGGCGAGTTTCAAAAGAATCTTGGGATGGCGAAAAACATTCTGTCCGCCCGGCTGCAAAAGCTGGTCGAGCGCGGCATCCTCGCCACCGCTCCGGCTTCGGACGGCACCGCCTACAAGGAATATGTGCTCACTCCCAAAGGCGAGAAACTTTACCTCGTCCTCGTGGCTCTGTGGCAATGGGGCGAAGAGTTCTGCTTCGCGCCCGGCGAACTGACCTACGACATGGTCGACAAGGACACGCACAAGCCGTTTCAGCCGCTCGAACTCAAGGCTCGAAACGGGCGCGTGCTTGGACCGAGGGATATGCGGCCGTGGTCGCGGCCGGCTTCGAAGGTGAAACGCAAGGCTGCAGCAAGCCGATAG